From the genome of Spirosomataceae bacterium TFI 002, one region includes:
- a CDS encoding Tetratricopeptide repeat-containing protein → MAKKDKSGNEIFESAEALQKEFVKAESFVEKNKTILLGIVGVLVAAVAIFFGYKYYNQTQDTEAQAAMFDSVYYFEQDSLDLALNGTGGNAGLLEIADSYGSTPAGNLANFYVGTIYLQQGKFDEAIEHLSNYSSSDLVLQGKAYCLIGDANMEKGNTSEAISAYKKAADYKPNKFITPGYLMKLATAYETANETDGALEAYSKLVEQYPNANESLTAKKYKSMLEAQAGE, encoded by the coding sequence ATGGCAAAAAAAGATAAAAGTGGCAACGAAATATTTGAAAGTGCAGAAGCACTCCAAAAAGAATTCGTAAAAGCCGAAAGTTTTGTAGAAAAAAATAAAACCATTCTTCTTGGAATAGTTGGAGTTTTAGTTGCCGCGGTAGCTATATTCTTTGGTTACAAATACTACAACCAAACTCAAGACACAGAAGCTCAAGCAGCAATGTTTGACTCTGTTTACTATTTTGAACAAGACTCATTGGACCTTGCTCTTAATGGAACTGGTGGAAACGCAGGACTTCTTGAAATTGCCGACAGCTATGGATCTACTCCAGCTGGAAATTTGGCTAATTTTTATGTAGGCACAATCTATTTGCAACAAGGCAAATTTGATGAAGCGATTGAACACCTATCTAACTATAGCTCATCTGACCTTGTACTACAAGGAAAAGCATATTGCTTGATCGGAGATGCTAATATGGAAAAAGGTAATACTTCTGAAGCTATCTCTGCATACAAAAAAGCCGCAGATTACAAGCCGAATAAATTTATCACTCCAGGTTATTTAATGAAACTTGCAACGGCATATGAAACTGCTAATGAAACTGATGGAGCTCTTGAGGCTTACAGTAAATTAGTAGAGCAATACCCAAATGCTAATGAGTCATTAACAGCAAAGAAATATAAATCCATGCTCGAAGCACAAGCTGGCGAGTAA
- a CDS encoding 6,7-dimethyl-8-ribityllumazine synthase translates to MSSAHKNLSVYNTKDITDVSQKTFAVVVAEWNEEITEALYNGVEATLLKHGVAKSNIIKAYVPGSYELSYGSQVFAAKENVDAVIALGCVIQGETKHNDYINNAVANGLTQVSLKFNKPVIFGVLTPNTHQQALDRAGGIHGNKGDEAAITAIKMLGLK, encoded by the coding sequence ATGAGTTCAGCACATAAAAACCTTTCGGTATATAATACCAAAGACATTACTGATGTAAGCCAAAAAACATTCGCCGTAGTTGTGGCAGAGTGGAATGAGGAAATTACGGAAGCATTGTACAACGGAGTGGAAGCTACTTTGTTAAAACATGGAGTTGCCAAAAGCAATATAATTAAGGCCTATGTACCAGGTAGCTACGAGCTTAGTTACGGCTCTCAGGTATTTGCGGCTAAAGAGAATGTAGATGCAGTGATTGCGTTGGGCTGTGTAATTCAGGGTGAAACTAAGCACAACGATTATATCAATAATGCCGTTGCAAATGGTCTTACACAAGTGAGTTTGAAATTCAACAAACCCGTTATATTTGGTGTGCTCACTCCCAATACTCACCAACAAGCACTAGATCGTGCAGGTGGAATACATGGTAATAAAGGTGATGAAGCAGCGATAACTGCTATTAAGATGCTGGGTTTAAAGTAA
- a CDS encoding aspartate kinase, with the protein MQNNIQVWKFGGTSVGKPERMKSIRTLTTADSGRKIVVLSALSGTTNALVAIGQALFAKDKELALVEIEKLYLHYLEFIGELFEREDSLEKGKKVVENEFNFIRSLAGLKHYTQKHDKEMIAQGEIMSTQLFTAYMKEQGESVVLIPALSFMRIDADNEPEFNTIETKLNDLLADQENKQIVVTQGFICRNPRGEVDNLKRGGSDYTASLIGACINAEEIQIWTDIDGMHNNDPRIVKRTKPVRELSFEEAAELAYFGAKILHPSTINPAKKRGVPVRLKNTMAPDAPGTLITSDSKNKADVKAIAAKDGVTAIYIHSTRMLNAYGFLRKVFDIFERFKTPVDMITTSEVSVAVTIDNSENLEHITKMLSQIAELEEHDRNQSIICIVGDFLADKEGIAIKILEAVRHIPIRMISYGASEHNMSLLIDSKHKNDALEALNEKLFTFD; encoded by the coding sequence ATGCAAAACAATATACAAGTCTGGAAATTTGGTGGCACATCGGTAGGAAAGCCGGAAAGAATGAAGTCAATTAGAACATTGACAACTGCCGATAGTGGTCGTAAAATTGTTGTCCTTTCCGCTCTTTCTGGTACAACCAATGCATTGGTTGCAATCGGTCAAGCTTTGTTTGCCAAAGATAAAGAGTTGGCTTTGGTAGAAATTGAAAAACTATACCTCCACTACCTTGAATTTATAGGTGAGCTTTTTGAAAGAGAAGACTCTTTAGAGAAAGGTAAAAAAGTGGTGGAAAATGAATTCAATTTCATTCGTTCACTTGCTGGTCTAAAACATTATACCCAAAAGCACGACAAAGAAATGATCGCCCAAGGCGAAATAATGTCTACTCAGCTTTTTACAGCTTACATGAAAGAGCAAGGCGAATCTGTGGTTTTGATTCCAGCGTTGTCATTCATGAGAATTGATGCCGACAACGAACCCGAGTTCAATACTATTGAAACCAAGTTAAATGACTTGCTTGCTGATCAAGAAAACAAGCAAATTGTTGTTACACAAGGATTCATCTGTCGTAACCCACGTGGAGAAGTAGATAACCTAAAGAGAGGAGGATCAGATTATACCGCATCATTGATAGGAGCTTGCATCAATGCAGAAGAAATCCAGATATGGACTGATATCGATGGAATGCACAACAATGACCCTCGCATTGTAAAGAGAACCAAGCCTGTAAGAGAGCTTTCGTTTGAAGAAGCAGCTGAGTTAGCTTATTTCGGTGCCAAAATTTTGCACCCTAGTACGATTAACCCCGCCAAAAAGCGAGGAGTACCTGTTAGGTTAAAGAATACCATGGCTCCAGATGCTCCAGGTACTTTGATAACTTCTGACAGTAAAAATAAAGCGGATGTAAAGGCTATTGCCGCCAAAGATGGAGTTACTGCTATATATATTCACTCAACCAGAATGCTGAATGCATACGGTTTCCTCCGGAAGGTCTTCGATATTTTTGAGAGATTCAAAACACCAGTAGATATGATTACCACCTCTGAGGTATCAGTTGCTGTGACCATTGATAACTCTGAAAATCTAGAGCATATTACTAAAATGCTCAGCCAAATTGCTGAGCTGGAAGAGCACGACAGAAATCAATCCATCATTTGTATTGTTGGTGATTTCCTTGCCGACAAAGAAGGCATTGCCATCAAGATTTTAGAAGCTGTAAGGCATATACCAATCCGCATGATCTCCTACGGAGCTTCGGAGCATAATATGTCACTCCTGATAGACTCAAAACATAAAAATGACGCCCTAGAGGCTCTCAACGAAAAGCTTTTTACATTTGACTGA
- a CDS encoding seryl-tRNA synthetase, whose translation MLQISTLKENKADVIKRLAKKRFHQAEETVDQAIAVDEKRRETQVALDNTLAQSNAIAKEIGALMKAGKKDEAEEAKKQTGKLKAKSKELDEELKSLEAQLLDILVTIPNLPHDSVPEGRAAEDNENIGEYGTVPTLHEGAKPHWELIKDYDIIDFDLGNKVTGAGFPFYKNKGARIQRALINFFLDEAVKAGFEEVQTPILINEDSGFGTGQLPDKEGQMYEATADKLFLIPTAEVPITNMYRDVIVQENQLPIRHTGYTPCFRREAGSWGAHVRGLNRLHQFDKVELVQITKPEDSYQALEGMADHVKSLLEKLELPYRILRLCGGDMSFTSALTYDFEVYSAAQKMWLEVSSVSNFEAYQANRLKLRYKVDGKTQLLHTLNGSALALPRILAALLENNQTAEGIKIPEVLRSYCGFDVID comes from the coding sequence ATGTTACAAATTAGTACTCTTAAGGAAAATAAAGCTGACGTTATTAAACGATTGGCAAAAAAACGCTTTCATCAAGCTGAAGAAACTGTAGATCAGGCGATCGCAGTTGATGAGAAAAGAAGAGAAACTCAGGTTGCTCTTGATAATACCCTTGCACAATCCAATGCCATTGCAAAAGAGATAGGTGCTCTTATGAAAGCTGGCAAAAAGGATGAAGCAGAAGAAGCTAAAAAACAAACAGGTAAACTAAAGGCAAAGTCAAAAGAACTTGACGAAGAGCTAAAATCTCTTGAAGCACAACTGCTTGATATCCTGGTTACAATTCCAAACCTACCGCATGACAGTGTTCCTGAAGGACGAGCTGCCGAAGACAACGAAAATATTGGGGAATACGGAACGGTTCCTACCTTGCACGAGGGTGCAAAACCACATTGGGAATTGATCAAGGATTACGATATCATTGACTTTGACCTAGGAAATAAGGTGACAGGTGCTGGTTTCCCTTTTTACAAAAACAAAGGTGCCCGTATCCAAAGAGCCTTGATTAATTTCTTCTTAGACGAAGCTGTAAAAGCTGGTTTTGAAGAAGTACAAACTCCTATTTTGATTAATGAAGACTCTGGATTTGGAACTGGACAGCTTCCCGACAAAGAAGGTCAAATGTATGAGGCAACCGCTGATAAACTATTTTTGATTCCAACAGCAGAAGTGCCTATTACAAATATGTATCGTGATGTAATTGTGCAAGAAAATCAATTACCTATCCGTCATACGGGTTATACCCCATGTTTCCGTAGAGAAGCGGGTAGCTGGGGAGCACATGTGCGAGGACTTAACCGCCTACATCAATTTGACAAGGTGGAATTAGTACAAATCACAAAACCCGAAGACTCATACCAAGCACTAGAAGGGATGGCGGACCACGTAAAAAGTTTGCTAGAAAAACTAGAGTTGCCTTACCGTATTTTGAGACTTTGTGGTGGAGATATGAGTTTTACTTCTGCTCTTACGTATGACTTTGAAGTTTATTCTGCAGCTCAGAAAATGTGGCTAGAGGTTAGCTCTGTTTCAAACTTTGAAGCTTACCAAGCCAACCGATTGAAATTACGCTACAAAGTTGATGGCAAAACTCAATTACTGCATACACTGAATGGTTCTGCATTGGCATTACCTCGTATCCTAGCTGCTTTATTAGAAAACAATCAAACAGCTGAAGGTATCAAGATTCCTGAAGTTTTGAGGTCTTATTGTGGGTTTGATGTGATTGACTAG
- a CDS encoding Phytoene dehydrogenase-related protein — protein MKKYDVIIVGSGHNGLVSACYLAKAGKKVLVLEKNDYIGGATTSQKVFQDYEAYLSRYSYLVSLFPHKIKDDLGLDFELIPRKIASYTPYEKDKGLLISNVNEAISRQSVLDLGYGEKEWEGYLKLSSLCRQFAELVWPSMLLPLISREDWEIEFERKGLGQLWKYMVDQPISQIIEDHLSSDILKGVVLTDAKIGALTYADDVSLLQNRVFIYHIIGNATGEWRVPKGGMQSVVNALVKKADELGVEFRNNAEVKSCKLKEEDVSVFLQNGEELKSDYLLSNAAPKFLNFNKLEILGEGTAFKVNLLLTRLPKLKNKKIKPEDAFCGTFHVDQSYTQLNKSYHEVINGDVPSRIGFEMYCHTLSDSTILSKKLAVKGYHTITVFGIDLAYRLFEKNNETTKEQVITAILKGINQFTEECVEDCLALGKGGQPCLEYKSALDLENELGLPQGNIFHNDLSWFFAESEDEINKWGTETEHPRVFICGSSAKRGGAVSGVPGYCAAMGVLGV, from the coding sequence ATGAAAAAGTACGATGTAATCATAGTAGGGAGCGGTCACAATGGGCTTGTAAGTGCTTGTTATTTAGCAAAAGCAGGCAAAAAAGTGCTTGTCCTCGAAAAGAATGATTACATCGGAGGTGCAACTACTTCTCAAAAAGTATTTCAAGATTACGAGGCTTACTTGTCTCGGTATTCATATTTGGTTAGCCTGTTTCCGCATAAAATCAAGGACGATTTAGGCTTAGACTTTGAGCTTATTCCTAGAAAGATTGCTTCTTATACACCGTACGAAAAAGACAAAGGTTTGTTGATTTCAAATGTGAATGAGGCAATTTCTCGTCAATCTGTTTTAGATCTTGGCTATGGCGAAAAAGAATGGGAGGGATATTTAAAGCTCTCATCGCTTTGTAGGCAATTTGCAGAGCTTGTGTGGCCCTCAATGCTTTTGCCATTAATATCTAGAGAAGATTGGGAAATAGAGTTTGAGAGGAAAGGTTTGGGGCAATTATGGAAATACATGGTGGATCAACCAATCTCCCAAATAATAGAAGATCACTTAAGCTCCGATATTTTGAAAGGAGTAGTACTCACCGATGCAAAGATAGGGGCATTAACATATGCCGATGATGTATCTCTTTTGCAAAATAGAGTATTTATTTACCACATCATTGGTAATGCAACAGGTGAATGGAGGGTACCAAAAGGAGGCATGCAATCAGTTGTAAATGCTTTGGTTAAAAAAGCAGACGAACTAGGGGTAGAATTTCGTAACAATGCAGAAGTGAAAAGCTGCAAACTAAAGGAAGAAGATGTAAGTGTTTTTTTACAAAATGGAGAAGAACTAAAGTCGGATTATTTACTTTCAAACGCAGCACCAAAGTTTCTCAATTTTAATAAACTAGAAATACTAGGAGAGGGTACAGCATTTAAAGTCAACTTGCTGCTGACCAGGCTTCCAAAACTCAAGAATAAAAAAATAAAGCCAGAGGACGCTTTCTGTGGGACTTTTCATGTAGACCAAAGCTATACTCAACTTAATAAATCTTACCACGAAGTTATAAATGGTGATGTGCCAAGCAGAATTGGTTTTGAAATGTATTGTCACACTTTGAGCGATTCGACTATTTTGTCTAAGAAACTTGCTGTAAAAGGCTATCATACCATCACTGTTTTTGGGATTGATTTGGCTTATAGACTTTTTGAAAAAAACAATGAAACTACGAAAGAGCAAGTAATTACAGCAATTTTGAAAGGCATTAACCAGTTTACAGAAGAATGTGTAGAAGACTGCCTGGCCTTAGGAAAAGGTGGACAACCATGCTTGGAATATAAATCAGCCCTAGACTTAGAAAACGAACTAGGCTTGCCACAAGGCAATATTTTTCATAATGACCTTTCCTGGTTCTTTGCCGAAAGCGAAGATGAAATCAATAAATGGGGCACAGAAACGGAGCATCCAAGAGTATTTATATGCGGTAGCTCAGCCAAACGCGGAGGTGCAGTTAGCGGTGTACCAGGTTATTGTGCTGCGATGGGGGTATTGGGAGTTTAA
- a CDS encoding Predicted dithiol-disulfide isomerase, DsbA family, with product MNEQKITIDIVSDVACPWCYVGKKHLEKALAQLPNKQVEINWHPFELDPTIPTEGIDRETYFTNKFGSMDRFESMTHRLEQVGENAGINFRFDQMPAAIRTLPLHQLIFEANKEGFGADLKEAFLAAYFEKGIDLRKIENLVEILKPFGWEQVKIESIMEDQEIAYWVTQEIRHYQGLGVTGVPFFIFNNKYGVSGAQPPEAFIEMIEKMELENQAAGESCDINGENC from the coding sequence ATGAATGAGCAAAAAATTACAATTGATATAGTATCGGACGTTGCATGTCCATGGTGTTATGTGGGCAAAAAGCATTTGGAAAAAGCCCTAGCTCAATTACCCAATAAGCAAGTAGAAATCAATTGGCATCCATTTGAGCTTGATCCTACCATTCCTACGGAGGGAATAGATCGAGAAACCTATTTTACCAACAAGTTTGGAAGTATGGACCGTTTCGAAAGCATGACTCATAGGCTAGAGCAGGTGGGAGAAAATGCTGGAATAAACTTCAGGTTTGATCAGATGCCAGCTGCAATACGTACACTTCCGCTACATCAACTCATTTTTGAGGCTAACAAAGAAGGTTTTGGAGCAGACCTAAAAGAAGCATTTCTTGCTGCATACTTTGAAAAAGGAATTGACCTTCGCAAAATCGAAAACCTTGTTGAAATTTTGAAGCCTTTCGGATGGGAACAAGTCAAAATTGAAAGCATCATGGAGGATCAAGAAATAGCTTATTGGGTTACTCAAGAGATTCGTCATTATCAAGGTTTAGGGGTTACGGGTGTTCCCTTTTTTATCTTCAATAATAAATACGGAGTAAGTGGTGCTCAACCACCAGAAGCCTTCATAGAGATGATAGAGAAAATGGAGCTGGAGAACCAAGCTGCAGGTGAATCATGCGACATAAATGGCGAAAATTGTTAG
- a CDS encoding D-alanyl-D-alanine carboxypeptidase / D-alanyl-D-alanine-endopeptidase (penicillin-binding protein 4), which yields MRKTIYCIFAISIVFQSCRNSIPQVSQNVAINDLLTKSPLLENSFTGLVISDAETGELLFEQNANKYFTPASNTKLFTLYASLNYLGDQIPTLDYIETDTAFIFWGTGDPTFLHRSFEGNKAYSFLQQQTKPLIFSPINFDQKFYGPGWSWDDYNDYYQVENNSFPIYGNTVDIQLDNNKIKVDPPIFQNTTFVPKLGLKGIERVLSTNEFFVPSDGGKYQKEIAFITSYLMTKQLLIDTLKKNVETYAIPKPKNTQTFYGFDTKPVLFKMMKESDNFLAEQLLILCSNAMSDTLSSIKAITQIKTKELLDAPSSLKWVDGSGLSRYNLFTPATIAHLLHKMRKEFGEERVFEIMPHNGEQGSTLGSIAMNETSFLHAKSGTLSGVYNLSGYVKTASGKTLIVSCMHNNFNRGASEFRKWTSTLYETIYKNY from the coding sequence ATGAGAAAAACAATCTATTGTATTTTTGCAATTTCAATCGTTTTCCAATCTTGTCGAAATAGCATTCCACAGGTTTCGCAAAATGTAGCGATCAACGACTTACTAACAAAAAGCCCGCTTCTCGAAAATAGTTTTACTGGTTTAGTAATAAGTGATGCCGAGACCGGCGAATTGCTTTTTGAGCAGAACGCCAATAAGTATTTTACTCCTGCTAGCAATACCAAACTCTTTACACTCTATGCCTCGCTCAACTATCTTGGAGATCAAATCCCAACATTGGATTATATAGAAACCGATACAGCTTTTATTTTTTGGGGAACAGGAGATCCTACGTTTTTACACAGGTCATTTGAAGGAAATAAAGCCTACAGTTTTTTACAGCAACAAACCAAACCTCTCATTTTTTCACCAATCAACTTTGACCAAAAGTTTTACGGCCCAGGTTGGAGTTGGGATGATTACAATGACTATTACCAAGTAGAAAATAACTCATTCCCTATATATGGCAATACCGTTGATATTCAGCTAGATAACAACAAGATAAAAGTTGATCCTCCTATTTTCCAAAATACTACTTTTGTTCCTAAATTAGGTCTAAAAGGCATAGAAAGAGTGCTTAGTACAAATGAGTTTTTTGTACCCAGCGATGGCGGAAAGTATCAAAAGGAAATAGCATTTATTACGAGTTACTTAATGACAAAGCAGCTTCTTATAGATACACTCAAAAAGAATGTTGAAACCTATGCGATCCCGAAACCAAAGAATACACAAACTTTTTATGGGTTTGACACCAAGCCAGTTTTATTCAAAATGATGAAGGAAAGCGACAACTTCTTGGCTGAGCAATTACTCATACTTTGTAGCAATGCCATGAGTGATACCTTATCTAGCATTAAAGCAATAACTCAAATTAAGACGAAAGAGCTCTTAGATGCACCAAGCTCGCTGAAGTGGGTAGATGGGTCAGGCTTATCTAGGTACAACCTATTCACGCCAGCAACTATAGCACACCTACTCCATAAAATGCGAAAAGAATTTGGAGAAGAAAGAGTTTTTGAGATCATGCCTCATAATGGAGAGCAAGGAAGTACTCTTGGTTCAATTGCGATGAATGAGACCTCATTTCTGCATGCCAAATCCGGGACATTGTCGGGTGTTTACAACCTAAGCGGCTATGTAAAAACAGCAAGCGGAAAAACACTTATTGTTTCTTGCATGCACAATAACTTCAACCGTGGTGCTAGTGAGTTTCGTAAATGGACATCCACCCTCTACGAAACCATTTACAAGAATTACTAA